The Corynebacterium camporealensis genome contains a region encoding:
- a CDS encoding ATP-dependent helicase, whose product MFSPNQIARALGKKFLPTDEQVQVMEEGLKPKLVVAGAGAGKTETMASRVVYLVANGMVRPEQVLGLTFTRKAAQQLEQRIRKQLQTLRSSGLIVPGSPAAEALETIAPKVSTYDSYAGELLREYGLLVPVEPSARIITEAERYAIAREVVINYGGKLAAPQAVPTVTKTLLRLTESIDNSLLDTTDIEEQADAFLREVQSLEKSKRSKTEFSQNNLKYMETQTLRKQYLPLVDALKNEQAEQRVITFGEQMSVAAQLAEKHPVVGKEQRARYSVVMLDEYQDTSHAQRVLLRSLFGNAPHEGLSVTAVGDPMQAIYGWRGATAENLTAFVEDFPQADGVPADKDQLLTSWRNPVKALQLANTVATGVFAGGTRPVGELSPRECAPEGEVQLAYFETPAEEHGFIAKHLRKLWEERDGEFKAAVLVRQNKQAIPIAEALEEAGVPYEIVGLGGLLWEPEIQDLVALATLLVRPQASTAALRVLSGPLCGLGIQDLQALAARQRNLAGVEDNRVRYEGGDPLEHLRAELAVQTAEKPDQVLGLGDALADLGERERYTPEGLARMEEVAAKLRHLRTYSLAKPLADLFADIEALFNLRTEVLARGRAGGATHLDQFAEFVAGFHGDSLGALLDYFELARDEEGGLEAGEVPATTDRVQILTAHKAKGLEWDHVCVAHADSQSYAAKAETFVTKVDKAPGPGDEIPLDMDATTRTDFEKACKQFMEEAREHNAEESARLFYVAMTRTESTLTITGSGTNRQSGKSKKGPYEYFETLKNAFPDLVVHWEVPETPEAEDGRTLGEEKFPQLNPRAEVMEAAGLVREGIVKQPALSRGETFDLWEQETSALIAEYEALQTPRVDVELPKELTASDFVAVGRDALQFARRQRRPVPFKPNRYAKRGTAFHSWVEDLFGGQALLDEDQLPGMGEDPTGDVEELKEAFMKSEWAQRTPVEVEKPFYFTLHGSVLNGRMDAVFQEPDGSYLVVDWKTGRPPQGAELKAAELQLAVYAEALRQEIKGAKVRAVFHYVSSGFTLEPKSLPAGKDLAAVLDSSVEWVED is encoded by the coding sequence GTCTACCTGGTTGCCAACGGCATGGTCCGCCCCGAGCAGGTGTTGGGTCTGACCTTTACGCGTAAGGCGGCGCAGCAGTTGGAACAGCGCATCCGCAAGCAATTGCAGACGCTGCGCTCGTCGGGGCTGATTGTGCCGGGATCGCCTGCAGCAGAAGCACTGGAGACCATCGCGCCGAAGGTGTCGACCTATGACTCCTATGCTGGTGAGTTGCTGCGTGAATACGGCCTGCTCGTGCCCGTGGAGCCGAGCGCGCGCATCATTACCGAGGCAGAGCGCTATGCCATTGCCCGGGAGGTGGTCATCAATTATGGCGGCAAGCTCGCAGCACCCCAGGCGGTGCCGACGGTGACGAAGACGCTGCTGCGTCTGACTGAAAGCATCGATAACAGCTTGCTCGATACCACCGACATTGAAGAGCAAGCCGATGCCTTCTTGCGCGAGGTGCAGTCGTTGGAGAAATCCAAGCGCAGCAAGACGGAGTTCTCCCAGAACAACCTCAAATACATGGAGACCCAGACGCTGCGCAAGCAGTACCTCCCGTTGGTCGATGCCCTCAAGAACGAACAAGCCGAACAACGCGTCATTACCTTCGGCGAGCAAATGTCGGTGGCAGCGCAGCTAGCGGAGAAACATCCAGTGGTGGGCAAGGAACAGCGCGCCCGCTACAGCGTGGTCATGCTCGATGAATACCAGGACACCTCCCATGCGCAGCGCGTGCTGCTGCGCAGTCTGTTTGGCAACGCACCGCACGAGGGGCTGTCCGTCACGGCCGTGGGTGATCCGATGCAGGCGATTTACGGCTGGCGCGGTGCGACCGCGGAGAACCTCACTGCGTTCGTGGAGGACTTCCCGCAGGCAGACGGCGTACCAGCCGATAAGGACCAGTTGCTGACCTCGTGGCGCAATCCGGTAAAGGCGCTGCAGCTGGCAAACACTGTGGCCACGGGTGTCTTCGCGGGCGGAACGCGCCCGGTGGGGGAGCTCTCGCCGCGCGAGTGCGCGCCCGAGGGGGAAGTCCAGTTGGCGTATTTTGAGACGCCGGCGGAGGAACATGGGTTCATCGCGAAGCACTTGCGAAAGCTGTGGGAAGAACGCGACGGTGAGTTCAAGGCCGCGGTGCTGGTGCGTCAGAACAAACAGGCCATCCCGATTGCAGAGGCGCTGGAGGAGGCGGGTGTGCCTTATGAAATTGTCGGACTAGGCGGGCTGTTGTGGGAGCCGGAGATTCAGGACCTGGTGGCGTTGGCGACGTTGTTGGTGCGCCCGCAGGCATCGACAGCAGCGCTGCGTGTTTTGTCCGGTCCGCTGTGCGGCCTGGGCATTCAGGATTTACAAGCCTTGGCGGCACGCCAGCGCAACCTGGCAGGTGTGGAGGATAATCGCGTGCGCTATGAGGGCGGTGACCCGCTCGAGCACCTGCGCGCGGAGTTGGCAGTCCAGACTGCAGAAAAGCCGGACCAGGTGCTGGGGCTTGGCGATGCCCTGGCCGACCTGGGCGAGCGCGAGCGCTACACCCCGGAAGGCCTGGCGCGCATGGAAGAGGTCGCGGCGAAGCTGCGTCACCTGCGCACCTACTCGTTGGCCAAGCCGCTGGCAGACCTTTTCGCCGACATCGAAGCGCTGTTTAACCTGCGAACTGAGGTGCTGGCGCGTGGGCGCGCCGGGGGTGCCACGCATCTGGACCAGTTCGCGGAGTTCGTCGCTGGTTTCCACGGCGATTCACTCGGCGCGCTGCTGGATTACTTTGAGCTTGCCCGCGATGAGGAGGGCGGACTCGAAGCCGGTGAGGTTCCGGCGACGACAGACCGCGTGCAGATTCTTACCGCGCACAAGGCGAAGGGCCTGGAGTGGGATCACGTGTGCGTGGCTCATGCGGACTCGCAAAGTTATGCCGCCAAGGCGGAGACGTTCGTGACCAAGGTCGATAAGGCACCAGGACCGGGCGATGAGATTCCACTGGATATGGACGCCACCACGCGCACGGACTTCGAAAAGGCCTGCAAGCAGTTCATGGAGGAAGCCCGCGAACACAATGCCGAGGAATCAGCGCGCCTCTTTTACGTGGCGATGACGCGTACCGAGTCCACGCTGACCATCACCGGCTCCGGTACCAACCGCCAATCCGGAAAGTCGAAGAAGGGCCCCTACGAGTACTTCGAAACCCTCAAGAACGCATTCCCCGACCTCGTCGTGCACTGGGAGGTGCCCGAGACCCCAGAGGCAGAGGACGGTCGCACCCTGGGCGAAGAAAAGTTTCCGCAGCTTAACCCCCGCGCCGAGGTGATGGAGGCTGCGGGGCTGGTGCGGGAGGGCATCGTCAAGCAACCGGCACTCAGCCGCGGTGAGACCTTTGACCTGTGGGAGCAGGAGACCAGCGCGCTGATTGCCGAGTATGAGGCGCTGCAGACCCCGCGGGTGGATGTGGAGTTGCCGAAGGAGCTGACGGCTTCGGACTTTGTGGCTGTGGGCCGGGATGCGCTGCAGTTTGCGCGCAGGCAGCGTCGTCCGGTTCCGTTTAAGCCGAATCGGTATGCCAAGCGTGGCACGGCTTTCCACTCCTGGGTGGAGGACCTCTTCGGCGGGCAGGCGCTGCTCGATGAGGACCAGCTGCCAGGCATGGGCGAGGACCCGACCGGGGACGTGGAAGAGCTCAAAGAGGCGTTTATGAAATCCGAATGGGCACAGCGCACCCCGGTGGAAGTGGAAAAGCCTTTCTACTTCACGCTGCATGGTTCGGTGCTCAACGGCCGAATGGATGCGGTGTTTCAGGAACCGGATGGCAGTTATCTGGTTGTGGACTGGAAGACCGGTCGCCCGCCGCAGGGCGCGGAGTTGAAGGCAGCGGAACTGCAGCTGGCGGTCTATGCTGAGGCTTTACGGCAGGAAATTAAGGGTGCCAAGGTGCGCGCGGTATTCCATTATGTGAGCAGTGGGTTTACGCTCGAACCTAAGTCGTTGCCGGCGGGTAAAGACCTGGCTGCGGTTTTGGACTCGTCGGTTGAGTGGGTGGAGGACTAG
- a CDS encoding potassium channel family protein: MSTHLHRFRERFKAQVELSSQPDHALIDVIQVPRDNRAGPWRRLSRRVLWAFALLVFVMVVVYLDRDGYSEDLSLLDAAYYSAVSLTTVGYGDIVPVTPEARFINLVVITPARLVFLVLLVGATLSVLTDRARRTFEIQNWRKNLRNHTVVIGYGTKGAGAVAALLADGIPASQIVVIDTNRASLAHAEHHGLVTIYGSGTKQDVLKIAGVENAESVVVTPSTDDTAVLCTLSVRELNPRAKIVASVRESENRHLLRQSGADSVVTSAETAGRLLGLATVTPTVVEMMEDLLSPNEGFSVAERPVREFEVGSNPRHLADIVLAVLRNNELHRVDTKDASALKPGDRLLYIKHEMEEPTEIDEDD, translated from the coding sequence GTGAGCACGCATCTGCATCGCTTTCGAGAGCGCTTTAAAGCCCAGGTCGAGCTGTCTTCTCAGCCAGATCACGCGCTTATCGATGTCATCCAGGTCCCCCGCGATAATCGCGCCGGCCCCTGGCGGCGGCTGAGCCGTCGTGTGTTGTGGGCTTTTGCCCTGCTGGTCTTCGTCATGGTTGTCGTTTACCTGGACCGGGATGGCTACAGCGAGGATCTCTCACTTCTCGATGCCGCCTACTACTCGGCGGTCTCACTGACTACGGTGGGCTACGGCGATATTGTCCCGGTGACCCCGGAGGCGCGTTTTATTAACTTGGTCGTCATCACCCCGGCCCGCCTGGTCTTCCTGGTGTTGTTGGTCGGTGCTACGTTGTCGGTGCTCACAGACCGTGCGCGGCGTACCTTTGAAATCCAGAATTGGAGAAAGAATTTGCGTAACCACACCGTCGTTATTGGCTACGGCACCAAGGGTGCGGGCGCGGTCGCGGCATTGCTTGCCGATGGCATCCCGGCCTCCCAAATCGTCGTCATCGATACTAATCGCGCCTCCCTGGCTCATGCGGAACACCACGGCTTGGTGACCATTTATGGCTCCGGTACGAAGCAGGATGTGCTCAAGATTGCTGGTGTGGAGAACGCTGAGTCGGTGGTCGTGACACCGTCGACAGATGACACGGCGGTGCTGTGTACGTTGTCGGTGCGTGAGCTCAATCCGCGGGCGAAGATTGTGGCCTCGGTGCGCGAGTCGGAAAACCGTCACTTGCTGCGCCAATCCGGTGCAGATTCCGTGGTGACTTCGGCGGAGACTGCCGGTCGTTTGCTAGGCCTGGCGACGGTGACTCCGACCGTGGTGGAGATGATGGAAGACCTGCTCTCGCCAAATGAGGGCTTCTCCGTTGCAGAGCGCCCCGTGCGCGAGTTTGAGGTCGGTTCCAACCCACGTCACCTAGCCGATATCGTGTTGGCGGTGCTGCGCAACAACGAGCTGCACCGCGTGGATACCAAGGACGCCTCGGCGTTGAAGCCAGGCGATCGCCTGCTGTATATCAAGCACGAGATGGAAGAACCCACAGAAATCGACGAGGACGACTAG
- a CDS encoding NAD(+) diphosphatase — translation MYLPVSATGRVPVDAAGQPVLLRHLPPTDVVVQLSRWSALLLDDVAAFGTPQDATFFADQPEILKAITLVRNRREMIFDPASGEKLDYSDGGVVGRNPRGRLVFPRLDPAVIGMVQLRGTNKILLARNRQRDGYFSLIAGYVDAGETLEQAFAREVWEETGRRVEDLQYWGSQPWPPSGSLMVGFTAVTGDAAAVGKLDGELAEIRWVSRDELPELPLARAGSIAHTMIMEWYHGE, via the coding sequence ATGTACTTACCGGTCTCAGCTACCGGACGGGTTCCGGTCGATGCGGCCGGGCAGCCTGTGCTGCTGCGCCACCTGCCACCGACGGATGTCGTGGTGCAGTTGTCGCGGTGGTCAGCGCTTTTGCTTGACGATGTCGCCGCCTTCGGCACACCCCAAGACGCCACCTTCTTTGCCGATCAGCCAGAAATTTTGAAGGCGATCACGTTGGTGCGCAACCGGCGGGAGATGATTTTCGATCCGGCTAGTGGTGAAAAGCTCGACTACTCCGACGGCGGGGTAGTAGGCCGCAATCCGCGTGGGCGTTTGGTCTTTCCGCGCCTGGACCCGGCGGTCATCGGCATGGTGCAGCTACGCGGAACGAACAAGATTTTGCTTGCCCGTAACCGTCAGCGCGATGGGTATTTTTCGCTGATTGCCGGTTACGTCGATGCGGGTGAGACACTGGAACAGGCCTTTGCCCGCGAGGTCTGGGAGGAAACCGGCAGGCGCGTGGAGGACTTACAGTATTGGGGCTCGCAGCCCTGGCCGCCGTCCGGGTCGTTGATGGTCGGTTTCACGGCGGTGACCGGCGATGCTGCGGCGGTAGGAAAGCTGGATGGCGAGCTCGCCGAAATTCGCTGGGTCAGCCGGGACGAGTTGCCGGAATTGCCCTTGGCTAGGGCTGGTTCGATTGCGCACACGATGATCATGGAGTGGTACCACGGTGAATAA
- a CDS encoding ATP-dependent DNA helicase UvrD2 has protein sequence MNKLDLSLLDDDQRVAATAPRGPVCILAGAGTGKTRTITYRIAHLVDQGFVNPTRVLAVTFTARAAGEMRDRLNAMGIGGVQAVTFHAAALRQLKYFWPQFAGDLAWELLDNKFPLVARAVRSMGMDTSTENIRDVLSEIEWAKSCLLGPDDYAAAIKDSDREPPVAPEKLAEVYRRYESLKSTPERMLLDFDDLLLHVAGAIENVPAVAETFREQYRTFVVDEYQDVTPLQQRVLNAWLGDRDDLTVVGDANQTIYSFTGASPDYLLNFSRTYPDGTIVKLQRDYRSTPQVTKLANEVIDKAVGRAAGTRLELEGMRDPGPEPTFDAYESEEVEAKEVVGKILTLLNQGVKASEIAVLYRINAQSEQFEQALADAGVVYQVKGGEGFFRRPEIREAIRALIAATRRDDLPNAPVEIAKAAFVELGLSSSEPQGAQARERWQSLNALVSLIEQIVRDHEGIDLPGVIGELRRRAESKQNPTMEGVTLATFHAAKGLEWDAVFLVGLTEKLLPINHAIKAGDEQIEEERRLFYVGITRAREHLALSWALAKTTGSRASRERTRFLDGLAPGTESTNDRGKKRRPQRCRVCGAGLNTPAEKVIGRHDYCESDGDEDVFQALRSWRAETARAIKSPAYVVFSDATLQALSEALPQDEAELLDVSGVGPAKLERYGAEVLEVIRNARI, from the coding sequence GTGAATAAGTTGGATTTGTCCCTACTCGACGACGACCAGCGCGTTGCCGCCACCGCCCCGCGCGGCCCGGTGTGCATTCTGGCGGGTGCGGGTACGGGTAAAACTCGCACGATTACCTACCGCATCGCGCACCTGGTGGACCAGGGCTTTGTGAACCCGACTCGCGTGCTGGCGGTGACCTTTACCGCCCGTGCAGCAGGGGAGATGCGCGACCGCTTGAACGCCATGGGCATTGGTGGTGTGCAGGCCGTGACCTTCCACGCCGCGGCACTGCGCCAGCTGAAGTACTTCTGGCCGCAATTTGCCGGCGACCTCGCGTGGGAGCTGCTGGATAACAAGTTCCCGCTGGTCGCGCGTGCGGTGCGCAGCATGGGCATGGATACTTCGACGGAAAATATCCGCGATGTGCTCTCGGAAATCGAGTGGGCCAAATCCTGTCTGCTGGGCCCGGACGACTATGCGGCCGCGATTAAGGACAGCGACCGCGAGCCACCCGTGGCGCCGGAAAAGCTGGCTGAGGTCTACCGTCGCTACGAGTCGTTGAAGTCCACTCCGGAGCGCATGTTGCTGGACTTCGATGACCTGTTGCTGCACGTCGCCGGTGCTATTGAGAACGTACCGGCTGTGGCGGAGACTTTCCGCGAGCAATACCGCACCTTCGTCGTCGACGAGTACCAGGACGTCACTCCGCTGCAGCAGCGCGTGCTCAACGCCTGGCTCGGTGACCGCGACGACCTGACCGTGGTGGGCGATGCCAATCAGACCATTTACTCCTTTACGGGAGCCTCGCCGGATTATCTGTTGAACTTTTCGCGGACGTATCCGGATGGGACCATCGTGAAACTGCAGCGCGACTACCGCTCCACGCCGCAGGTGACCAAGCTGGCCAACGAGGTCATCGATAAGGCCGTGGGCCGTGCCGCGGGCACGCGCCTGGAACTGGAAGGTATGCGCGATCCCGGCCCCGAGCCCACCTTTGACGCCTACGAATCTGAAGAGGTGGAGGCTAAGGAGGTTGTCGGCAAGATTCTCACCCTGCTCAACCAGGGCGTGAAGGCTTCTGAGATTGCCGTGCTCTATCGCATCAACGCCCAGTCGGAGCAGTTTGAGCAAGCGCTTGCCGATGCCGGCGTCGTCTACCAGGTCAAAGGCGGCGAAGGCTTCTTCCGTCGTCCTGAGATTCGCGAGGCCATCCGCGCTCTCATTGCCGCCACGCGTCGCGATGATCTACCGAACGCACCGGTTGAAATCGCGAAGGCCGCCTTCGTCGAACTGGGCCTGAGCTCTTCTGAGCCACAGGGGGCACAAGCCCGTGAACGCTGGCAGTCGCTGAATGCCTTGGTGAGCCTGATTGAACAGATCGTGCGCGACCACGAGGGCATCGACCTGCCGGGCGTGATTGGCGAGCTGCGCCGGCGTGCCGAATCCAAGCAGAACCCCACGATGGAAGGTGTCACGCTGGCGACCTTCCACGCCGCCAAGGGCCTGGAGTGGGACGCGGTCTTCCTCGTCGGTCTGACGGAGAAATTGCTGCCGATTAACCACGCCATCAAGGCTGGTGACGAGCAAATCGAGGAAGAACGTCGCCTCTTCTATGTCGGCATTACCCGTGCGCGTGAGCACCTCGCGTTGTCCTGGGCGCTGGCGAAGACGACCGGTTCGCGCGCCTCGCGTGAGCGAACCCGGTTCCTCGACGGCCTGGCCCCAGGAACCGAAAGCACCAACGACCGGGGCAAGAAGCGTCGTCCGCAGCGCTGTCGCGTGTGCGGTGCGGGGTTGAATACCCCGGCAGAAAAGGTCATCGGCCGGCACGACTACTGCGAATCCGACGGCGACGAGGACGTCTTCCAGGCCCTGCGTTCCTGGCGTGCAGAGACCGCCCGGGCGATTAAGAGCCCAGCTTATGTGGTCTTTTCCGATGCCACGTTGCAGGCGCTTTCGGAAGCACTGCCGCAGGATGAAGCTGAGCTTCTCGATGTCTCCGGCGTTGGCCCTGCCAAACTCGAACGCTACGGCGCGGAAGTCCTAGAGGTTATTCGCAACGCGCGTATCTAG
- a CDS encoding TOMM precursor leader peptide-binding protein has product MGMLYLAPGYSAFVREDDVVQFGVDATRCGLLQTTDAPAVAKAVNDMREPVPRSKARRLLIKAGVAKDTANSVLDDLIDYGVLWPVLDPQPVLVLGSSPLADALREHLPHYNFTVRSSFGGTAALLEAARMGQRMPVLAVDMLDKPVDTANALRKKTVTWIPVSLVDSRGIVGPLHIQGKGPCPMCIHMHRIDADSAWHRVSQQLGEQKPSSDSLLMGAIMAQVRTILQRMYGLPMPPGAQQAALVAGESFTVDFHGHHQQRIVMEHPRCPVCFRPNLEYEAPLDTRVANNL; this is encoded by the coding sequence ATGGGAATGCTTTATCTAGCGCCCGGTTATTCAGCTTTCGTGCGCGAAGACGACGTCGTGCAATTCGGGGTGGATGCCACGCGCTGCGGACTGTTGCAGACAACGGATGCGCCCGCGGTAGCGAAGGCGGTCAATGACATGCGCGAACCGGTACCGCGCAGCAAGGCACGGCGTTTGCTCATCAAGGCAGGTGTCGCCAAGGATACGGCGAATTCGGTACTCGATGACCTTATTGACTACGGCGTGCTGTGGCCGGTCCTCGACCCGCAGCCAGTGCTGGTGTTGGGTTCAAGCCCGCTTGCCGATGCCCTCCGCGAGCACCTTCCCCACTACAACTTCACCGTGCGCAGTAGCTTCGGCGGCACCGCCGCACTTTTGGAAGCCGCGCGCATGGGCCAGCGCATGCCGGTGTTGGCGGTGGATATGCTCGACAAGCCGGTTGATACCGCGAATGCGTTGCGCAAAAAGACCGTGACCTGGATTCCGGTTTCGCTCGTGGACTCGCGCGGCATCGTCGGACCACTGCATATCCAGGGCAAAGGGCCGTGCCCGATGTGCATCCACATGCACCGCATCGATGCCGATTCCGCGTGGCACCGGGTGAGTCAACAGCTTGGCGAGCAGAAACCCAGCAGCGACTCACTGCTGATGGGCGCGATTATGGCGCAGGTCAGAACGATTCTGCAGCGCATGTATGGCTTGCCGATGCCACCAGGCGCCCAACAAGCAGCACTCGTGGCCGGCGAATCCTTTACCGTGGATTTCCACGGCCACCACCAGCAGCGCATCGTGATGGAACACCCGCGCTGCCCGGTGTGCTTTCGGCCGAACCTCGAGTACGAGGCCCCACTAGATACGCGCGTTGCGAATAACCTCTAG
- a CDS encoding M48 metallopeptidase family protein, with protein MSKVRVIRSARRKRTVQARMEEGTLVVRIPDWMSKKEEEEAVASMLARLERKQAPASDDELLKRAKQLNTKYLEGQANIGSVRWVSNQQHRWGSCTTSTGDIRITDRLQKVPDYVLDSVLIHELTHTFIPGHGPEFWAWADSFPQAERAKGYLEAFQRWG; from the coding sequence ATGTCGAAGGTTCGCGTCATCCGCTCTGCCCGCCGCAAGCGTACCGTGCAAGCGCGCATGGAAGAAGGCACGCTGGTGGTGCGCATTCCGGATTGGATGAGCAAGAAGGAAGAAGAGGAAGCCGTCGCGAGCATGCTCGCGCGCTTGGAACGCAAGCAAGCACCCGCCTCTGACGATGAACTGCTCAAACGCGCCAAGCAGCTCAACACCAAGTACTTGGAAGGCCAGGCCAACATCGGTTCGGTGCGCTGGGTGAGCAACCAGCAGCATCGCTGGGGCAGCTGTACGACCTCAACCGGCGATATTCGCATCACCGACCGCCTACAAAAAGTTCCGGACTACGTGCTGGATTCGGTCTTAATACACGAATTGACCCACACCTTCATCCCTGGTCATGGACCGGAATTCTGGGCGTGGGCCGATAGTTTCCCACAGGCAGAACGCGCCAAGGGCTACCTCGAAGCGTTCCAGCGCTGGGGTTAG